In Caldisphaera lagunensis DSM 15908, a single genomic region encodes these proteins:
- a CDS encoding 50S ribosomal protein L11 methyltransferase, producing the protein MKERYINISTELGDIKIIDNKHVYKPSDDTLLIIKAMLYLKNKGYVFERIIDIGTGSGILSIAAQKIFNPKVLISIDISPYAVMAAKKVIEMENKGNSIVIRCDGTFCLRGLYDLSIVNPPYLPSNDKIDDEWIVKSWQEENNHEKVCLSSLKSKNILILKSSLSKFDQDKCLKNFNYNKQTILKENLFMEQLEVNFWQRN; encoded by the coding sequence TTGAAGGAAAGATATATTAATATCTCAACAGAACTAGGCGATATAAAAATTATTGATAATAAGCATGTTTATAAACCTTCTGATGATACTCTATTAATCATAAAGGCAATGCTTTATCTTAAGAACAAAGGATATGTTTTCGAAAGGATTATAGATATTGGTACAGGATCTGGCATTTTATCTATAGCTGCTCAAAAAATCTTTAATCCTAAGGTTTTGATCTCAATAGATATATCACCTTATGCAGTAATGGCAGCCAAAAAAGTCATAGAAATGGAAAATAAAGGGAACAGCATAGTTATTAGATGTGATGGAACATTTTGTTTAAGAGGTTTATATGACTTATCTATAGTTAACCCTCCATATTTACCTTCAAATGATAAGATAGATGATGAGTGGATTGTTAAATCATGGCAAGAAGAAAATAATCATGAAAAAGTTTGCTTATCATCTCTAAAATCTAAGAATATATTAATTTTAAAATCATCTTTATCTAAGTTTGATCAGGATAAATGTTTAAAGAATTTTAATTATAATAAACAAACTATATTAAAGGAAAATTTGTTTATGGAACAACTTGAGGTAAATTTTTGGCAGAGAAATTAA
- the thsB gene encoding thermosome subunit beta yields the protein MPIENMGVPVIILKEGTERSYGKEAVRNNLMAARAISEILKTTYGPKGMDKMLVDSLGDITITNDGATILDKMDLQHPAGKMLVQVAKGQDEEAGDGTKTSVIFAGELLKEAELLLEKNIHPTIIINGYKQALQKAIEILNNIAEPISIDDREKLVLVAKTSLNSKAVSEAKDHFANITVDAIRAIAEQRDGKYFVDLNNIQIVKKYGGSLLDTSLINGIVIDKEVVHPDMPKVVKNAKIALLDASLEIEKPELDMEISLSSPESMKKLLDKQEKMLAEKVEKIAASGANVVITQKGIDDVAQHFLAKKGILAARRVKRSDIEKLAKATGARIVTNLNDLRPEDLGYAETVEERKIGDDKMIFVEGAKNPKSVTILIRGGFERLVEEADRAIHDALSAVADAVIDGKIVAGGGATEEELAKGLREWSKGVPGKTQIAVESFIKSLEALPQTIAFNAGHDPIDILMKLRSAHSDNSKKWYGIEIETGNIVDMWSKGVLEPMRVKANAIKAGTDAASLILRIDDMIAAKKSSAGGKGPSSKSSEEESSSKESSD from the coding sequence ATGCCTATTGAGAATATGGGAGTACCTGTTATAATATTAAAAGAAGGGACTGAAAGATCTTATGGAAAGGAAGCTGTAAGAAATAATTTAATGGCAGCCAGAGCTATTTCTGAAATCCTCAAGACAACTTATGGACCTAAAGGAATGGATAAAATGTTGGTTGATAGCTTAGGAGATATAACAATTACAAATGATGGTGCAACTATATTAGATAAAATGGATTTACAGCACCCAGCCGGAAAGATGCTTGTTCAAGTAGCCAAAGGTCAAGATGAAGAGGCTGGGGACGGAACAAAAACATCTGTAATATTTGCTGGCGAGCTTTTAAAAGAAGCTGAATTATTATTAGAAAAGAATATACATCCAACAATAATTATTAATGGTTACAAACAAGCTTTACAGAAAGCCATAGAAATACTAAACAATATAGCAGAACCAATTAGTATTGATGATAGGGAAAAATTAGTATTAGTTGCTAAAACAAGTCTTAATAGTAAAGCAGTATCTGAAGCAAAAGATCATTTTGCAAACATAACAGTAGATGCCATTAGAGCTATTGCTGAACAAAGAGATGGTAAATATTTTGTTGACTTAAATAACATACAAATAGTCAAAAAGTATGGGGGAAGCCTTTTAGACACATCACTAATTAATGGAATAGTTATTGATAAAGAAGTTGTCCATCCAGATATGCCAAAAGTTGTTAAGAATGCAAAGATAGCGCTATTGGATGCATCTTTGGAAATAGAAAAGCCTGAATTAGATATGGAAATAAGTTTATCATCGCCTGAATCAATGAAAAAATTGTTAGACAAACAAGAAAAGATGCTAGCTGAAAAGGTAGAAAAGATAGCCGCATCAGGAGCAAATGTTGTTATTACACAAAAAGGAATTGATGATGTTGCTCAACACTTCTTAGCTAAGAAAGGTATACTAGCAGCTAGAAGAGTAAAGAGAAGTGATATAGAGAAACTTGCAAAGGCAACCGGAGCAAGAATAGTTACCAATTTAAACGATTTAAGGCCAGAAGATTTAGGATATGCTGAAACTGTAGAAGAAAGGAAAATTGGAGACGATAAGATGATATTTGTAGAAGGAGCAAAGAATCCAAAGAGCGTAACAATATTAATAAGGGGAGGATTTGAAAGATTAGTAGAAGAAGCTGATAGAGCAATTCATGATGCTTTAAGTGCAGTAGCAGATGCAGTTATTGATGGTAAAATTGTAGCAGGAGGAGGGGCTACAGAAGAAGAGTTAGCAAAAGGCTTAAGGGAATGGTCAAAAGGTGTACCCGGAAAGACACAAATAGCAGTAGAATCTTTCATAAAGTCATTAGAAGCTCTACCTCAAACAATAGCATTTAATGCTGGTCATGATCCAATAGACATATTAATGAAGCTAAGAAGTGCTCATTCAGATAATTCAAAGAAATGGTATGGTATAGAGATTGAAACAGGTAATATTGTAGACATGTGGTCCAAGGGAGTTTTAGAACCTATGAGAGTTAAAGCAAATGCTATCAAGGCAGGAACTGATGCTGCAAGTCTAATATTAAGGATTGACGATATGATTGCAGCTAAGAAGAGCAGTGCTGGAGGAAAAGGTCCAAGCAGTAAATCATCAGAAGAAGAATCAAGCAGCAAGGAATCAAGCGATTAA